The segment TCTTGGCATCCAACATTCAGGTACGTGCCATTGGCAACCTCCTGCAAACATTTGTAAACCACACCTGAGGCTTTTCTCGTGGTCCATGCTGGATGTAGGCTAGAAGTGAAGGGAAGTTAACATGCCTGGGAATAGCTGCCATCCAGACATAGATGCGAGTTGGAACAATTCTGAGGTGTGTTCTACACGTTGTCTCTAGGTTCCCCATTGGGATTGAGGCCCGGGTCTCAGAGCAATCACCTGCCCCAAACTGCGCTCTATGTtagcttccttccctttcccaacCCACTCCTCCACTCCCCTGCTTGTATTTCTCAGCATCGCCTCCCAAGTAACCCCTTGCCCTCGCATCCTTTACTCAGGGGATGCTCTAGGGAGAACCCAACCTAAGCTCCCTtgataaaaagtagaaaaatatgaaacGCCCTGAcaataactataaaatttttttgGGTTTCTCAGCTGTTATTGAACCTCACAAACCAGcattatttccttaatattttattgtgatggcctaacaattttattttcaaagttcttcCCATTTCAAAGATTGTCTTAATTCTTTTGGAGCAATGTGGAATTATGTCTTTATTCTGCTTTTAAGAGGAGAAATCTGGAAGCTTCATGTTTAGGCTATGTAATTTTAGTATGCAAAGGTTGGGAATGAGATCACTACATTTGAGCAATCAGCCCTGCCAACATCCGCGCTCTGGCTGGGAGTCAGAGAACAGCACTTAACATGCAGCGAGAGGGCTCCGGGAATACCACTACCTTCAGAGCACACGCCAAATCCAAATGATTTCAACATTCACAAGATAAGGGACTGGAACCCTTAATGGATCAAACAGTGCCCAACATGGGGCCCCTGAACATGCAGACGTTGTGAGCTACAAGTGTTGGTTTAAAGGACCATTGTGAAACTTCAACTGGCTTAAAGATTGACTGGGGGGAAGAAAGGGTGGCTCGTTGCAATAGATAATGTATTCATGAAATAATTTGGAAACTGATTACGTGTGATGAATCCTAATTATAGCTATTTACTGTGCTGAATATTTAAGAAAAGCAGGGtcttaaaaaaagacacaaggttTTGCTTTAatcatttaggaagaaaaataagttacCGAATCTTACgttctgtaattatttttttcattcagtttacgTGTTTTATATTTAGGACCACAGCATAtgtctcttctgtttcttccttaaatttttcttGTCTCCTTCCCCCCCTACTagggagaaaatgtaaattacCACCATCACTCAAATGAATTCCCTGGTTTCTTCTGAACCTTCACCTCACAGCTGTTGCATGAAATATAATCACTAAAATACTAGCTAAATGAAAATGTCTATCCAAAATGACAATTTTCTAATATTCTTACACAAAATAACCTTgcaggagaagaaacagagataaCTGAACGtattttctttcatctaaaaATAGCTAATCtggaaatacatcaaaatgcTAATAGTGGTTAGGAAGAGAGAACCATGGATAGAgtcttatctctattttttttaagtttccgcAAAGTGATTATATTCCTTTGGTAatacaaatgttttataaaaacataaaagttacTTTTAAGCTcgagtatttattttaattatgaaaactgaaatatttaaaggaaggtaaaaaatcagaaaaaatattcttgTGTATCTAAACTGAAAAATTATGTCCGTGTATTTTTATATTATCCCTGACTGTCTTTGGGCAagtgtttttcaaaaaagttGTTAAAAGTCTGCAGACCTATCTGTGTGCTCAGAAAGGAGATGTGTAACCTTTGGGTACATGCATAACATAAGCCTAGTGTTATATTACCCTGCTGGCTGTAAGCTGCCGACCTCTCATGCAGCTATGAagcaggagggaaagaaatgtGTAAGGATGAGGGAAATTGCAAATTGAGAAATTAACTTAATGACACGTCCAAGCCAACTGGTctgtattttcaatttataacattcacaattaaaatgagataatgggaGTTAAACTCCATTACAAATGACAAGACACAACACTCATATGTTATTATTAGAGTATTTTAATTGTAGttatgagggcagggactatttCTGTTTAGTCcaattaatatttgctgaatttatgtatatatgtattactgaggacctactgtgtgcaaggcattaggagagagaagaatgagatgTGGCCCCTGCCCCCCAAAGAATGTACAGCACGGTAAAATTACATATCAACACACCTAAATTGCCTCATACTTCACTAAAGAAATTAGGTTTGCCTTTACTTTATCATCCAAGGCTGAGAGGATGGACTATTGACTTCACTCTGGTGGAAAAGGAGGGCCTGTGGAATCAATATgggtttcaatcttcttgaacATCTTCTCCACAAAAGATGCCTTTGTTAAGGTAACATGGCTGAGATATTTACCTCTCACCAGACTGTCCTTGTGCTCCTCCACGTTTCCGGTGACTAGGGCTGATCAAAGAACTCTAAGCAGAAGTACACGTGTCACTTCTAAACCGAAACATTTAATAGCTAGTGGAAATCTCACTTCCCCCACCCTGGGCAACCTGGAAGACCTGTACACAACATAGCCCAAAAGAGGAAGCAGCCTGGATCCCCGAGCCACCATTCAGTAGGGAGTGGCCCCAGAGAGACACTGAGAGCTACAAGACAGCTCGATGAATCAGAAATCCTGACATGTGAAGCCCAGGGTAGCTgggtttgttacagcagcacggCCTAGTCTGTTTTGACAAACAGAAATACTAATATACTCACTTAATGGTTGTTGAACCTGTGATGGAGGAATCAGTGTGAAGGCGAGACTATGAGATCTGTTTTCTAAAAGTGGCCAAAAATTGATGTGTCTTTCTGTGCTGATCCCCTCCACAAACAGTGGAAAAGATGTGACCAGCTGCCAGCCCAACCCAGGCCCCTTCTACCCAATATTTAAACCTGAATAACCTTCTGCCCCCACAACTTGTGGGACCCGACCAAGGCAATCTTCTTGAGCATCAGTTTCTTAGTCTATAAAAAGGGGGATGTAGTACTAATATTCATaagattgttttgaaaattaaattatatagaaaaacacTGAGCTGGGGGCCTGGCAGGGAGGGATGCTTCATAAGAGTTGTTTGCCTCCGCTACTCTTTACCTGAGGCCAGCGGTTCTCAACAGTGACTGCATTTTGGAATTATTtgggaagcttaaaaaaaaaaaaaaatcagtgcccGTATCCCACCCTAAACCAAATCATCAGAAtctttggaggtggggctggagtatagatgtgtttttatttttttaattttttttcctttttctccccaaagccccccggtacatagttgtatatttttagttgtgcatccttctagttgtggcatgtgggatgccacctcagcgtggcttgatgagcggtgccatgtccgcacccaggatttgaactgacgaaacactgggctgccgcagcagagcaagggaacttaaccactcagccacagggcgggcccctagatgtgtttttaaaatgttgagaaaCATTGCCTTAGGCAATGTGTAAGTgaaatatttgattatatataatctaaaataaagccttcataataaaagaaaacttcaaagtaCATAGTGGGACCACTTTTTCACAAACGTGGAGCTTTATAAAAGGCTTATTTATAAATAGCAGACACAAAGAGTCAATACATAGTTACTGGATGCTCTCAGGGACTGAAGGGCATTCCGATAAGCAGAACTGCAGATAAGCCCAGTGATGTTGCAACGGAAAGAACAGGCTCAGATACCATTTACATTGTTTATAGCGATGACTGTTTTCgtgttgttatgggctgaattgtgacTCCCTCAGAATTCACATGTAGAAGTCCTAACCCCAGCACCTCAAAACGTGACTATATTTAGAGATAGGATCTTTGCAGACGtacttaagttaaaatgaggccattagggttgACCCTAATCCTatatgactggtgcccttataagagaggAATCTGAATGCAGACATGTAccgagggaagatgatgtgaggACACTGGGGGAAGACCACTGTCTgtctacaagtcaaggagagagacctggaacagatccttcccttacagccctcagaaagaaccaaccctgccgacaccttggtcttggactgaGGGTCTCTGGGACTGTTTCTGCCAGTCTGTGGTACTTccttatggcagccctagcaaaccagtACACCTGTGCACAGCTGAAGGCGTGGTAGGTGTTTGGTGAGTGGGTGGGAGAAATAGCCACTCTGATTCCACTTTATCAAGAGCTgttcagagaggaggtgggttTTTATACGGGCCCGGAAGTTGAGTATTTTGACTATATGATGGGATGGTAGCTTAAAATATTAGAGAAGGCTGCCTGTGTCCGGGTAACGTGAGTGACTGTGTCTGCTGGCTCACACCCATCTTCTGAGGAACTGCCCTTGCTCACAGCCTCTGCTGCCCACATAAAGCTGCCCTTTCCCCCCAGGtctgcccacccctcctgccATGGCAGATTGGACTAAGCgaacattttaagaaaagatgTGCTGGaccaatcagattctctctctcgATTTTGAAGTTGGGACACTGAGAACCAGGCCGTTTAGCTCTAAGGAACAAAGACTCCTAGGTTAAGGCCACTTGGCTGGGCCACGTTCTAGAGGAATCTTAAAAGGAGAGTCaagggaggagaggatggagtgCACATGCAGGGACAAACAGTAGCTTTCGCTTCTTTGGTTGAGCCAGCTTGAGCGGGATTCTGTACCACAACCAGAAGAGTGTTAACTGGAACATCATGAAATCAAGATGAGAAAATCAGTCACCCCTGTGACCAATAGCCAGCCAACCACTGGAGGTGTGACTGAGGCTGTCCTAGATGAGCCAGCGCCTGGATGATCCACTGAAGTAAGAATGATTTCATCCTGGACTAGGCAGCCCCTAGACAACCCACCTGCTAACCACAGATGCATCAGTGAGTCCAGCCAAGATCAGCCAAACCCTGCCCAGATCATCAGAACCACCCGGCCAACACACAGACTTATGAGCTAAATGATTGCTGAGgcttttaagccactaactttgGTGGATTTGTTACGCAGCAACAACTGCTATTGTAGAGAATCTGGGACTTGAACAGAGGACCATCTGACTTCAACACCAGTGAATGCTCTCAAATCTTCTGCACACTGTCACCTGGCGAATCCAATGCCTTCCTTCTGGGAAGCAGCATATGCAGCATCGTCATTAGATTTTAGGATCAGTCAGCGTGTGTTCAAAACCCACCTTTCATTGCAGATTACTGGGCAACTGACTAGGCAGGTTACCCTCTCTAAACCTTGGCTTCCTCATGTTAACTGCAAACAATACCAACTACCTCCCAGAGACACCAGAAGGGTAAAATGAGATAGTATATCTAAAGTGTCCAGAGTTTAGTGAGCCATGAGGTTTCCCGGAAGATGGAAATCTGCAATGGGTCCAAAAGTTCTTGATGACTGAAGTAGAATTCCCCTTCAGTGTTGATGTCCAACCAACTCACAGTTCTAGGAATGGATACCTCTTCTTAGAGATAGTGACTTTTTATAGCTTGTAATTCTTGGTTCTACAAGGCTGCAATAAGTTTTCCCCCAATTATAACCACTTTTCTAGATCACTATTTCTCAAAGTGAAGGGTCATCAGCTGCCTGTCAAATGTAGATTCACAGCCTCATCCAGACCTACGGAATTAGACTCTCCTGGGGGACGCTACATTTTAAACAAAGTTCCCTGATAATTTtcatgcacattaaagtttaagaCCTGCTGCTCTAGACTCCTCTGCTAAGACTTTAAAACACAGCGAAAACTAGCATTTTCTTACTCTAGCATTGCCTTCTGGTTGGATGTTCTCCTAAAGTTATTTGCGTCCtaagattttaagtcaaaaaagaTACACTGGCATCTTTTTTTCAGAGAGTGTTGACATAGACACTAACTTTTTGGTGGAAATAGAGTGCACACCGATGAATGAACCAACCCAGACGACACCATGATTGTTTTCAAAAGAGGTGTATCAACATGTTACTCCTTGAATAAATACTGGGAAAtcagtttttcctatttttcctcttttgagtcTATAGTCCTATATAGAAATATATGGTCTCATACTGGATACTGAAGTATGGGAAGAGTGGAGTGGGAGGACATTTACCAAGAATATTAACTCGTccttattgttgttattatcaataacattattattttcacaAAGCAAGCATTCAAAGGAAGAGGGAATGACCTGACCCTGAACTGACTTTGAAAGTTTGTTCAGCCTGAACTAGCTTTAGCAGGAATGTTCTGTCCACCTTCTGAAGCAGCCGTTAGAGGGAATTGTGGGAGTGTTTCACTAGGGCAAAATTCTCAAATTCACCTAACTATAGCTAAGAGTTTAAAGTATGTTAGCTTGATGTCTTTTTGGCTGATCTGTTTCATGATATCATGTTTTTTAGGAGACTTTGTCACcaaaagtagaaaaaggaaaaataaaaacagaaggaaactacCCCAAAAAGTGCTGTTGGAAGCCTGTTCCTCTTCAGCTGACACCAGTGCTTCGAACTTTTGATTCAAAGCTCTTGAATTccctacaaatattttttttcactgttgcAAAGGTGGACGAGGCTCTAAATAGCAAGAGTGCTGTGCTTTTTAAAGGCTGCTGGACAACTTCTCATCTCTAACACTACTGAAGTTTTGCCACACCAGACTGTGTATGACAAACCGCAAAACATATGCATAAAAAAATCTAGACTCTTCTAATTGAGCCAATCCTTGGGTAAAATCTTACTTCTGGAGTCCCACAGCTGTTGAAATCAgtcatatttacaatttttacaaatgagtttattttaataaaaacaagttaCTCTGAGCATGATCTCTAAACAGATTTATGTGGGCTGGCACAATCTGCTATGCTAAACATATATTCATAATGCTTAGGTCTGCAACCAATTTTTTTGAGTGTGATAACAGTCTTGCTTTGTAAAAGGATACCAAATAATTGGCAGCAATTCAGCTAAGGACACTGTTCTCAGCACTGTGCTATTGAAATTCTTTTCCTGGACAGAATTGCCCTGTGGGCATGGCCCTAAATTGGAAGGACTCTGGGCTACCGGCATTGGGCAGTGAACCAGGCAGACAGCTTATAGAGAGAAGGAGGTGACTCTATAAACTGGTActacagaagaggaggaggaggatgggtgggagaagaggaaggaaggaataaaggaagagagggagggagggaagaagggagaggaagagagacggagggaaggagagagaagggaaggtgaGATTTATATTCGTCAATCCGTACCTTTAAAGGGGTCTCTTTATGTATCTCTCCTTGATCTCTTCTCACCTCTCATCTTGCTTGATGTTTTTATGCTCATGTTTTTTGCTTGGTTTCTAGACTGTAATCTCCTTGAAGACAGAAATATCGCCTGACTCAGCCTGGCAGCTCCCACAGTGCCTGATATAATACGCTGATGCTCAAAAACCTGATTGTTAAATGCATGAACGGAAGAATGAATTTCTGTATCTGAAGCATTTCCTTTCTTCAAGTCCTAAAGCAGAGGTTCTCGGTGGGCACAGTACTGCCCCCTGGGGGGCATATTGAAATTTTGTGGGGGCAGTTTTTGTCGGGTATTGTTCTCATATTGGTGCCAGTGTATTTGTATAGTGAAAAACGTATTATCTTTTATTGATGTTAGTATTGTATTTTAGAATAAActactttcctcttttttgcctttGTATTATTAGAACATTACATTGGTTTCTTGAAATTATTTGTGTAGTTTACATTATCTATGAATTTAATTCCGGGAGAGTAAAGTGGTATTCAATTTTTGTTGTAAATACAGAGTGTTGAGTATGGCAGGAGCGAACACCTCTGCTTATAAGATCATTAAGCTTTGCTCGATTCTGCTTCCACAAGTTCTGGGATTCTAAGAcgaaacatacaaataaaaacaagctGGTGTACGTTGATTTCAACGATCAGGCTTTCACTGTAAGCAACTGCATATTTTAGGATTAACGTGGCTCAGTGGAGCGCTGAGTCGAAGCACAGCGGGTCCGTGACTGCGGTGGGGACTGAACATCAAGGCACCACGCTCTCACACGTCCAGGCCCGTGACTCTACTACTCTACTGTGCTGAGTAGCTTGGATGGTGCGTGGTTTCTCTTGGCTTTGGTTTGCACTTTTCTTCATCCAAAAAATGACGTGGGtggtggagggaaggggaggtgggaggggcaaTGACGCCGTCCCCGAAGCCCGGGTCCGCAGCTGGCCCCCTCTGAGGGGCTGGGTTCACACTGAAGCTGTCTGGATTTAGGGACCACGGCTTGAAAAGAAAGCCCTCCAGAAAAGCGAGTCGTGAGGGGGGAAAGGAGGATTTTCAGAGAGCAGAGGGACCCGAAGGTGGCTCCGTCTAGCACGGTGGTTCCAAGCGAGGTTGAACTTTTAGTGTCAGCGGGTGGAGCTGCGGCTTGTGCTGGAATCGGGACCGGAGGCAAGAAGAGGCGGGGCGGCGGTTGACAGGAGGTGGGGCTTCGGGCTAGAATCGAGACGGGCCTCGGGGAGGCGGGGCTTCTATTGACAGTGGGCGGGGACTCCGCGGAGAGGAGGCGGGGCTTGGATAGTACAGCCGCGGGGAGATGGGGCTGACGATAACGAGGGGCGTTTCTCGCGATCCGGCAGTAACATGAGGCAGACGGAGAGCCCAGAGGGCGGGGCCACAGCTGACAGCAGGCGGGGCTGCCTTCTGGATGGACCTGAGTGAAGACCAGACTTCAATCGATAGAGGGCGGAGCTATCCCCGGCAAGGGGCGGGGCCGCCTCGAACCTGGAGAAGGCGGGGCTTCTGTTGACAGAGGGCGGGGCTTAGGCAGACTGGGGCGGGGCTTCTGTTGACAGAGGGGCGGGGCGGCTCCCTACCTCCCGCCGTGCGCCACTCAGGCGGGTAGAGGCCCGGGTCGAACCCTAGCTGAGCAGCGGGGGCCCGGATAGCGGAGCCAGGCGCGGAGAGGGGTGGGGGCGCGCGGAGGGCGCGCGCGCGGAGGGCCCCGCCTCGGCCggctcttccctccccctccccgcccccggtCGGCCGCTGGGGCGCGCGCCTCGCCTCGCACCCCCACCCCGACCCTCCAAGCTCCGCGGGGCCCGCCGAGCCGCCGAGGCCGTGTGCCGGCCCGCTGAGCGGTTCCGGGGGTAGGGTTCACAGGTCAGAGTTGACTCCCTGAAAAGTGCAGCCGGTTTGAAATGCAAGATGGCGGCGGCGGGGCGCTGAGAGGCGCGGCGGCCCCTGCAGGTAGCGGCGCGAGCCGGCTCCGCGACAAGCGGGCCGGGGCACCCCGGGGCTGCGGGTGGGATCCGGCGGCGCGGAGCCCGCGGCGGGAGCGGCGGGCCGGACGGAGGAGGGCAGCCCCGGGGCAGAGACTCGGGGGCTGGGCGCTCGCCGCGGCGGGTGGCGGGGCGGACCGGCGCGGGGCGTCCGAGGGGGAGGGACCGGGCCTGCCTGGGCCGGGAGCCGCCGCCGGGGGACAGACCCTGCGCCGCCTTCGCGCTCCCGGGGTCTCTGCGGCCGtggaaggagctgggggtggTCTCTGTAAGGGAAATTTCAGCCCGCCTGCTGAAACTGAGCAACTTGGGATTGTTGGGGGAGCGCAGACTGCTCTCCCTGGGGGCGGACGCCTTAGGGATGGAGGACCCCCGCAAGGTTGAGGGTCCTAGGGGAGGACCCCCGCGAGCTCTGCCCTGCGGGGCGTGTGGCCGCTTCGGGACTGTCTCCCTGAGAGTCAGGAGAGATTCTCTTGCTGGAGCTGGGCACCCTGGCATTGGGCTCGAAGCCCCGGGAAACCCTGGGTGGGGGGGAGGCCGTACCCCACTTCAGGGAAGCCTGGGCACCCACTTCGGGACCAGGACGTGCCCCGACTTTGGGGCAAGACTCAGAGTTGAGTCCTTAAGAATTCTGTTACGTTTTAGGGAAGCCCTGGGACTTCGGGAGAAGTTAATTAAAGAGAATGGAAATGTTCTCCGGCCCTTccaggagggagacagggaggctgACCAGGGACTCCTCCAAACCTTAGGGCCTAAAGGGAGCAGTCTCCTCATGCTTGCGGGGAATGGAGGGCTGGGAAGGAGATGTGAGAGGACGGGGCTCTAAGGGCAGGAAAGAACCCTGGCGGATACCCTTTGCCTGTGTATTTACACCGAAGTTCTAGGTAAAGGGACTTGAAATTCTTTGTTTCAACACGTCTCTCCTCTGTGGGGAACAGTAAGGAAAGGGCAAAACCCCGGAGCAGGAAAAGCTTCCATTTGATATCCTTAGGTTGGGTTAGAGAAGGATCAAGCTATGGCAAGGCTTCAGTGGGAGACTCTGGGTAGGAGAATTGGGAAGCGGGAAAGGAGATGGATAGAGGAGGAATCTAGGGAAGAGGTTGGGCAGAGCGGGAATTCCACAGCGCTTTTCTGTCATTTCACTCCAGCTCTAAAGAAACACGGGAGGAGAGGCTAATCTTTGCACGGGGTGGGGGTCGGGGCATGTGTAAGGGCAGGCTAATTGATAGAGGATTTGTAATGTGATTAGGTTGGGGTTCCATGTAACTTAAAAGAAGCAGCAGTTCTCTTGGAGGTTAAGAGGATAGCAGAAAAGGGAAAACCACAGGATTGGGAAAGAGAGTGGTTTACAGTTAGGGAGGAAGAAGCTGCTTTCCCCCAGGAATAGTGACTGTTTGTTGGGTTGgcgtgtatgtgtgtctgtaccTACAGAAGTGCACCTTTAGGTTTTTTGGTATTGGTCATTATTTCTCAGTCTTTGTCTGAAAGCTTCAACTGATGTTATATGGAGCTACGTGAATTTTACTTGCTTCTGAAAAATTACCCtgaaaaagtttgtttttatgccaacaGTGAGGATGAACAGGGATTAATTCTAACAGGGATATTGGCCCTGTCTGGGCATagagttttttat is part of the Equus quagga isolate Etosha38 chromosome 16, UCLA_HA_Equagga_1.0, whole genome shotgun sequence genome and harbors:
- the LOC124228173 gene encoding translation initiation factor IF-2-like codes for the protein MPGCPAPARESLLTLRETVPKRPHAPQGRARGGPPLGPSTLRGSSIPKASAPRESSLRSPNNPKLLSFSRRAEISLTETTPSSFHGRRDPGSAKAAQGLSPGGGSRPRQARSLPLGRPAPVRPATRRGERPAPESLPRGCPPPSGPPLPPRAPRRRIPPAAPGCPGPLVAEPARAATCRGRRASQRPAAAILHFKPAALFRESTLTCEPYPRNRSAGRHTASAARRAPRSLEGRGGGARRGARPSGRPGAGRGREEPAEAGPSARAPSARPHPSPRLAPLSGPPLLS